The Paenibacillus beijingensis nucleotide sequence CAAAAACGACAACGACATTGACTAAAAGTCCCCAGAAACCATCGTATCCTGGTAAATGAAAAATAAAGTGATTGAGGAATACCGTCGTAATACCTGCCACTAAACCAATAAGAACGGAAGTTTTTGCAAGTTTTTTCCAATACAAACTTAAGAATACAGCAGGAATTATTTGAGCGATGCCACTAACCCCTTCTAATTGGAGCTGAACCAAATAGTTAGGGAATAAAATACCGAATAACAAAGCTAATCCTGTAATCACAAAAACAAATAACCGTGCGACAAGCGTTTGTGTTCTTGCCGAAATATTTGGGAAGAATACGTCTTTCACAATATTGGTTGCAACCAAATTACTTGCAGCAAGTACCATGATCGAAGCGGGTACCAGGCTTGCTAACATAATTGTAGAGAACATAACGCCTTGAACAAAAGGATTTGAATAAGAGGCATCAATTAAATGCAGCAAAACGAAATTCGCAAATGACGGATCTTCAGGATGCTTCGGTAAAACGATAAAGGCAATAAGTCCAAGCAATATAACGAAGAATAATAAAACATTATAGAAAGATAAGAAAACGGTATTTTTTCGAACGGCCTCTTCCGATTTCGAACTTAGTACGCCGGTTGCGCCGTGCGGCCACATGAATAAGGCAAGAGCAGAAATAAATGATGCGGTCGCGAACCAAAAACTGTTTAACGACCCGTTTGGGCTCGTTCCCGGTAACGTTAGCTTTTCAGGATACTTCGTGACGATCTGATGGAGCATATCTCCCCATCCATCAAACCAAATATACGGGATTGTCACAATCATCGCGAACAAAACAATCCACACTAACAAATCTTTAATCACGCCTGTCCAAGCCGGTGCACGGAGACCGCTAAAGAATGTATATAAAGCAACCAGGAAGAAGGATACGATCAGAGCAATGGTTCCCACAGCTTTAGGATTTTCAAATACACCTTCTCCTGCCACTTGAACAACACCTGTAATACCTGATAATTGCAAACAAATATAGGGGATTAAAAAGACGATGCTGACGATGGCAACACATACGCCAAGCAACTTGCTTTGAAATCGTTCACGAGCATAATCGGCAAGCGTTGTTAAATTATGCTTTGACGCATATCGCCAAATTTTAGGGATAATAAAATAGGCAATTGGAAAAGCCATTACGGGATATGCAATCGCGAAAAATGCAGGTGCCCCAAAACTATAGGCATAGCCTGTCATGCCCAAGAATGCATACGCAGTATAAATATCCGCTCCAATCAGGAACCAAACTAATAATCCGCCAAAATTGCGTCCACCCACACTCCACTGCTCAATGGAGCTGCGAGCGGCTTTATCGCGGCCGGCTAAAAAGCCGACGAATATTACAGCTAATACAATGAAACAAGTAACAACAAATGCAGTCATTTCTCAGCACTCCTTAATTCACGATCCTGTTTCTTTCCACCCATAACATAAATACACCATGAAAGGATCGGGGTAATAATCAAACTCAAGAGATACCAGAACAGAAAAAAAGGCATCCCAATGATTAAGGGATGCACTCGGTTAATAAGAGGTAGCACCCCAACGTTGAGAATAATAATAACGAGTAATAAAATCCACTTCATGTCCTTCTCACTCCTAATAGAAAAAAGCTTAATGTATATAAAAATAGCACTAATTGATTAGTTTAGTAAAGCTTTTACTACATTAGAATCTAAAGCATATGTGTTTTTTTCTTCAATACCTGCCGCCGCCAATACCAATTACCGGAATCGTTAATTAGTTCAGTTGCTGTACCAATTTCTTTTCCACTTATTACATTTCTATTAACACAAGGGGTTAAAAAATCCGCTCGCTTTAATGCTATGCTTGTTTAGAAAAAAAGATCGACTTACCCGGCTAAGCTTGCGGGTAGAGCGATCTTCTTTTTTCATCTATTCAATATTTCAAAATCGTAGTGCAACATTGAACTATCGTTGTTCAAGACAACGCGGTCGGCCTAACCATAATTTCGCTGATTAGGGTGTCATCAGGTTCATTAATGGCAAACGCGATGGCTCTAGCAATACTGTAAGGAGAAATCCCTTTGCCGCTTAGCTGATTGGCTATCGTCTGCACTTCCGGGCTGGTAATGCTGTCAAAAAGTTCGGTCTTCGTCAGACCTGGAGCAATCACGGTAGATCTAATACGCGAAGTCGAAGACTCCTCCAAGCGCAGTCCTTCCGAAATGGCTCTAACTGCAAACTTTGTGGCCGCGTATACAGTAGATGTCGGGGACACATGATAACCGGAAGTAGACGATAGGTTGATGATATGACCGGACTGCTGCTCCCGCATGGTCGGCAATACCGCTGCGATACCGTATAAAACGCCTTTGATGTTCACATCGATCATTTGATCCCACTCTTCTACTCTTAATTCATTCAGTCTGGAACTCGGCATGACCCCTGCATTGTTCACCAATACATCAATTCGGCCATACATACTTAATGTAAACTTGGCCAAATTCTGCATATCTTCGGCAGAAACGACGTCTGCTTTTACAGAAACGGCCTCGCCGCCACCTTGTTTTATTTCATTAGCAATCGCATGCAGACGTTCCACTCTTCTGGCTGCCAATACCACTTTTGCGCCATTTTGTGCCAACAACTTCGCTGTAGCTTCTCCTATTCCGCTGGAGGCTCCCGTTATAATCACCACTTTATCTCGTATATTTTCCATTGTTAAATGCTCCTTTACCAAAAATTTTTCTTTAATACGTGCGTTGAATATTTAACGGCCGTTGATTAAGATTATAGACAGAAGCCCTGATTACTCAATGGTTAATTGATTTGTATTTGTTTTATATACAGCAGCACTCTCAGAATTGTTGATTATCTGAAGGAGGTCACGAAAGGAATGGAAAACGCTGTTAAAACCGATCGACGCATTCTCCGAACCAAGCAGTTCATAACGAAGTCGTTCCTGGAGCTTTTTTCGGAAAAAGATTTTGAACAAATCACTATTAACGAGATAGCGGAGCGTGCCAATGTTAACCGCGGCACTATTTATCTGCATTACAGTGACAAATACGACCTTTTGGACAAATGCATTGAAGATCACATCAACGAATTGATCTCGTTGTGCAAGAAACGGGAGGCTAATGCGGTTAGCCAAGGAATGGTACATGAGCCCACACCGGTTTTTGATTATTTTCGCGACAATTTCCCGTTTTTCTCAGCGATGTTTTCCAATCAAAGAGCCTTTCTTTTCCGGGACCGTTTGCTGAATTTTTTCTCAGTCAATCTTATGGCTAAAATGGAAAGGCCGGACAATAAGCCCGTTATCGACAATGAGTTAAAAGCCCAATTCATGGCCTCTGCTTTTATTGGCATTGTGGAGTGGTGGATACGTCATCAAATGCCGCATTCCACACAATTTATGGCCGATCAGGTTAGGAATTTATTTGATAAGAATCAAGTTTACCCGAAGTAGTGCCCTTTCGTAACGACCGATCCTCGATTAATGCTTTTTTTCTCAGTCCGGAAAATAAAAGGATCTACATATTAGTTGTGCATAATATGTAGATCCTTTTATTTTCCCATGTAACATCCATCGCTAACTATCCTCGAATCCCCCAGCGTAAGACATTTTTCGCATCGCTTTAATATCTTGCAGAGGAGGCAGACCAAAAAGCCTCCGGTATTCCCGACTGAATTGCGACGGACTTTCATAGCCTACTTTCAAAGCGGCCGTCGTTGCCCCCATGGGTCCGCTCAACATCAGGCGCCTGGCTTCCTGAAGGCGGAGCTGCTTCTGATACTGCAAAGGCCCCATTGTCGTGATCGCTTTGAATTTATGATGCAGTCCGGAAGTGCTCATGTTGCAGGATTTTGCGAGTTCCTCAACGGTAAAAGAACTTGCATAATTTTCTTTGATCCATTGGATCGCCTTTCCGACCCCATCCGCGCTTTGATCAAAGAGTACCTTTTGGAAAAATAAGTGCCCAAAATCACCTGACAGTAAGTTGAAAAGCATTTCCCTTTTGATCAGTTCGGACAGAAATCGAACTTCTTTAGGCTTATCGATTAGCTTCAATAATCTGAAAAATATATCAAGCAGTTCGGCATCCGTTTTTCCGATGAAAGCTCCGGCTCTCAGATCTTTCCCTTTTGATTCCGTGATGATTTCCGCCTCCATGACCACAGAAGCGATTTCTTGCGTCGTAAAATCGATACGCAAACCGATATAAGGCGATTGTTCCGTAGCGCCGATGACTTGGGCGGAAGCCGGTATATCGATCAGCGACGCCAAGTAATCACCAGCTGAGTAATGAATGATATCTTCACCAAGGTAAAGCTTCTTAGCCCCTTGAAGGATCAGACAAAAGGAAGGAGTCAAAACACCTGGATTCCGCAGCGTCTCGCGACTGCTTCTGATAACGGAAAGATACGGAACAATGGTTGGCGTCCGTCCATCCGCCAGGGTAATCTGATCCGTCATGGCAATGAGCTGATCCAACGCTTTCTTATGAATAGAAACACTTTTTCCGTTGATAGCCCGATTGTCCATTCTTTGTTCCGGCATGCATTCCATCCCTCCCATCCTTATCTAAATTATACCGGCATTGAAAATGATTGCAATGCAAATGAACGATGAAAAAAACAGAAGCTTGCAGCTTTAGGCAAATATAAAGCAGGAATGGTCTACTTCCTTCCGCCGATTCCATCCATAATATTCTTCAGAACACTATTTTCTAAAAAGGAAAGGAACATGTTTATGCATCAGTCAAAATGGATCATTTTAACCATTATCATCGCATGTCAACTTATCGTTGTGCTTGACGCCTCCATTATGGTAACGGCAGTCCCTCAAATCGGTCATTCGCTGCATATGACGGCAACCAGCTTGACCTGGGTCCATAATGGCTACATTTTGCCGTTTGGCGGTTTCTTGCTACTTGGTGCCCGGGCAGGGGATCTTTTGGGGCGCAGAAGAATGCTTAGTGTAGGCATTGGACTATTCTCGCTTGCCTCTATGCTGGCCGGTTTGGCGCCGACAGCCGAATTTTTGCTTGTTTCCCGTGCATTCCAAGGCTTTGCGGCTGCATTGACAACACCTGCTGCGCTAGCATTACTGTCAGCGAGCTTTGTAGAGGCCAAGGAACGTTCCAGAGCGATCGCGGTGTACAGCGCGGTTTCGGCTGGAGGCGGCAGTATCGGTCTCATTCTTGGCGGATTCTTCACCGATTTTATTTCTTGGCGCGTCGGGATGTTTATCAATGTACCCATTGGGATTGCTTTGCTGTATTTGGTACAGAGGTTTATACAGAAAACAGATACGAGAACCGGACGTTTTGATCTCTGGGGCGCGGTGACGTCCGTCATCGGCATGACCGCGTTGGTATACGGCTTTATTCAAGCTGCGGATCAAGGTTGGGGGAAACCCGAAACATTGATTTCGCTTGCAGCCGGGATTGTTTTGTTAGCGGTATTCGTGTTGATTGAAGCTCGAACGAAAGAGCCGATCATTCCACTCCGGTTGTTTGCGAGCCGTCAGCGGACCGGGGCTTATCTCGGAAGGTTCCTATTGTTGTGCGGGAATTTTTCGCTCTTTTTCTTTATCCCTCAATTTTTGCAGAACGTCTTGGATTTCAGCTCTTTTGAAGCCGGTCTTGCTTTCCTGCCATTTAATGGCGCCATGTTCGGGATGTTGTATCTGATGCCGCGGTTGGTGCAC carries:
- a CDS encoding SDR family oxidoreductase, translating into MENIRDKVVIITGASSGIGEATAKLLAQNGAKVVLAARRVERLHAIANEIKQGGGEAVSVKADVVSAEDMQNLAKFTLSMYGRIDVLVNNAGVMPSSRLNELRVEEWDQMIDVNIKGVLYGIAAVLPTMREQQSGHIINLSSTSGYHVSPTSTVYAATKFAVRAISEGLRLEESSTSRIRSTVIAPGLTKTELFDSITSPEVQTIANQLSGKGISPYSIARAIAFAINEPDDTLISEIMVRPTALS
- a CDS encoding MFS transporter — protein: MFMHQSKWIILTIIIACQLIVVLDASIMVTAVPQIGHSLHMTATSLTWVHNGYILPFGGFLLLGARAGDLLGRRRMLSVGIGLFSLASMLAGLAPTAEFLLVSRAFQGFAAALTTPAALALLSASFVEAKERSRAIAVYSAVSAGGGSIGLILGGFFTDFISWRVGMFINVPIGIALLYLVQRFIQKTDTRTGRFDLWGAVTSVIGMTALVYGFIQAADQGWGKPETLISLAAGIVLLAVFVLIEARTKEPIIPLRLFASRQRTGAYLGRFLLLCGNFSLFFFIPQFLQNVLDFSSFEAGLAFLPFNGAMFGMLYLMPRLVHRFGNIKVLIAGLLLAIIGTAWMSQIVSIHVQFFPQMFILLAIMGIGTGMALQPFTSLGLSDVDSRDTGAASGLINVAHQSGSSLGLAVLITVFDAAIRTTGQPSKLQFAHAISDSILGSAVFITSALVATLFYLLPAHQPARKQSLIDS
- a CDS encoding sodium:solute symporter family protein, giving the protein MTAFVVTCFIVLAVIFVGFLAGRDKAARSSIEQWSVGGRNFGGLLVWFLIGADIYTAYAFLGMTGYAYSFGAPAFFAIAYPVMAFPIAYFIIPKIWRYASKHNLTTLADYARERFQSKLLGVCVAIVSIVFLIPYICLQLSGITGVVQVAGEGVFENPKAVGTIALIVSFFLVALYTFFSGLRAPAWTGVIKDLLVWIVLFAMIVTIPYIWFDGWGDMLHQIVTKYPEKLTLPGTSPNGSLNSFWFATASFISALALFMWPHGATGVLSSKSEEAVRKNTVFLSFYNVLLFFVILLGLIAFIVLPKHPEDPSFANFVLLHLIDASYSNPFVQGVMFSTIMLASLVPASIMVLAASNLVATNIVKDVFFPNISARTQTLVARLFVFVITGLALLFGILFPNYLVQLQLEGVSGIAQIIPAVFLSLYWKKLAKTSVLIGLVAGITTVFLNHFIFHLPGYDGFWGLLVNVVVVFVVNFLFIHEAEKNISTNKLMLENK
- a CDS encoding DUF3311 domain-containing protein produces the protein MKWILLLVIIILNVGVLPLINRVHPLIIGMPFFLFWYLLSLIITPILSWCIYVMGGKKQDRELRSAEK
- a CDS encoding TetR/AcrR family transcriptional regulator, with translation MENAVKTDRRILRTKQFITKSFLELFSEKDFEQITINEIAERANVNRGTIYLHYSDKYDLLDKCIEDHINELISLCKKREANAVSQGMVHEPTPVFDYFRDNFPFFSAMFSNQRAFLFRDRLLNFFSVNLMAKMERPDNKPVIDNELKAQFMASAFIGIVEWWIRHQMPHSTQFMADQVRNLFDKNQVYPK
- a CDS encoding AraC family transcriptional regulator, coding for MPEQRMDNRAINGKSVSIHKKALDQLIAMTDQITLADGRTPTIVPYLSVIRSSRETLRNPGVLTPSFCLILQGAKKLYLGEDIIHYSAGDYLASLIDIPASAQVIGATEQSPYIGLRIDFTTQEIASVVMEAEIITESKGKDLRAGAFIGKTDAELLDIFFRLLKLIDKPKEVRFLSELIKREMLFNLLSGDFGHLFFQKVLFDQSADGVGKAIQWIKENYASSFTVEELAKSCNMSTSGLHHKFKAITTMGPLQYQKQLRLQEARRLMLSGPMGATTAALKVGYESPSQFSREYRRLFGLPPLQDIKAMRKMSYAGGFEDS